A stretch of DNA from Natrinema halophilum:
GGGTATGTAGAGTCGAAGCTCTGGGTGCAATGGGACATCCAAGACAACTACGACGAGTGGTCCGTCGCAAATATCGAGGACCGCGAGAAGGCGATAATCGAGTTCGTTCTCGAAGAATGGGCGACCCCTGAGACACGCCTTGGCGGCGTTGAAGAACCTGCAGACGCCATTGACCGACTCACGACGGAGGAGCAGTTCGTCCTCAAGGCACTCCGCCAGAACACCGGTGGCGCGGTTCGCCGTGTCATCCATGGAGATGTGTGCGAACTTTCCGATTCACCGTTTGACGATCCAAACTCGAACGGTACAGAACGAAACGAGGTGGGTTCGATTCTGAGTCGCCTCCAAAACGTCGGTCTCGCTGAGCAGAACAAGCATACCTGGTCACCCACCGACGAGGCGCTTTCAGTGGAGGCTCCTACCTAACGTTCGGTTTCTTCAATCCTTCTAAACCTCGCACTCCGAATTTTCGTTGGTGTCTGTGATCGGTGTGGTGGACTATGTGCCCCTGCCCTGAATCCACAGTGTCACCAGCACGGAACAACGAATCGCTGTAGAGACCCCACACGAGACTCAAGCAACGGGGTTTCTCTAGCAAAGACACTTGCCCGACTGAACAGATGATAGGGAGTGATATATCGCCGTTGTCAAAGCTAAGCGGCGCTACACTGCTCCCCGTCGGTTT
This window harbors:
- a CDS encoding HNH endonuclease family protein; this translates as MNRYEDDSQFRRSLSAADLYSKASSQDLRYLFYFYNEHRADEKGERGGPTLSEAMSNEYTVEHIWPQSPDGLPIEDADEYSSPEARYDAYVHHLGNLTLASRSWNSKWGNAAFETKRDDGYVESKLWVQWDIQDNYDEWSVANIEDREKAIIEFVLEEWATPETRLGGVEEPADAIDRLTTEEQFVLKALRQNTGGAVRRVIHGDVCELSDSPFDDPNSNGTERNEVGSILSRLQNVGLAEQNKHTWSPTDEALSVEAPT